One Megasphaera vaginalis (ex Bordigoni et al. 2020) genomic region harbors:
- the proC gene encoding pyrroline-5-carboxylate reductase, producing the protein MFKRVGICGTGNMGQAIAAGIISSGLITGDNLFLYNRHREKAEQVALSAGGGTVLSSLQALAAQAELIILAVKPYAMPAVLAELRNTVSEGTVVLSVAAGVTLQRMAEGLGKTCKLIRSMPNTPALVGEGMTALTANASVTETEMEDVKTLFASFGKAEVVEEAMMDAVCGLSGSGPAYVYLFIEALADGAVLEGMPRRQAYTFAAQTVLGAAKLVLESQKHPGELKDAVCSPGGTTIAAVKVLEEQGLRAAVMAAVEASAEKNKKI; encoded by the coding sequence ATGTTTAAGCGGGTCGGAATCTGCGGTACCGGCAACATGGGGCAGGCGATCGCAGCGGGGATCATTTCTTCCGGACTGATTACGGGAGATAACCTTTTCCTGTACAATCGGCATCGGGAAAAAGCGGAACAAGTTGCCCTGTCGGCAGGCGGCGGGACAGTGTTGTCTTCCCTGCAAGCGCTGGCAGCACAGGCGGAGTTGATTATTCTGGCTGTTAAACCGTATGCCATGCCGGCAGTTTTGGCGGAATTGAGAAATACGGTATCTGAAGGGACTGTTGTTCTCTCTGTTGCGGCAGGGGTAACATTGCAGCGTATGGCGGAAGGACTCGGGAAAACGTGCAAACTGATTCGCTCGATGCCGAATACGCCTGCTCTCGTCGGGGAAGGTATGACGGCATTGACGGCAAATGCCTCTGTAACGGAAACGGAAATGGAAGACGTAAAGACGTTGTTTGCTTCTTTCGGCAAAGCAGAAGTGGTGGAAGAAGCAATGATGGATGCCGTTTGCGGTCTCAGCGGCAGCGGGCCGGCCTATGTCTATCTGTTTATTGAAGCCTTGGCAGACGGCGCCGTGCTGGAAGGGATGCCGCGACGGCAGGCTTATACATTTGCTGCGCAGACCGTACTGGGAGCGGCTAAGCTTGTGTTGGAAAGTCAAAAACATCCGGGCGAGTTGAAAGATGCCGTTTGCTCTCCCGGCGGTACGACGATTGCAGCTGTCAAGGTTCTGGAAGAACAGGGCTTGCGGGCTGCCGTAATGGCGGCCGTTGAAGCTTCGGCGGAAAAAAATAAGAAAATTTAA